The Candidatus Thermoplasmatota archaeon region TTTATCATGATGTTACAAAACTTCTTATTGATAATTTAGATGATGAGGGTATTACTTGGCTTTACCACAAACTTCAGGATGCTACTGGGTATAGTATTAGGTATTATGGTGTAGAGGGTTATGATAAACAAATTTTCAACATATTTGGTTTCTTGGCAGATAAAAGTCTTTTGCTAGTAAGTGGAAGAGCAAATGGTAACCCTGAGGATGATTTTGAGAAAGTATTGTATACTGGTTATCATGTGAACTCTGATGGTTCAAAGGGGTCTACTGATGAATGGTCCTATGATGAGATCAAGAAGATGTCTGCAGATCAAAGGAAAGATATAGCAATTACTAATACAAAACCGATATACAAAGACGCTTACTTTGATACAATGTTCTATAGAACATACATAGGCCCATCATCAGGTGAGTCAGGTAGTAAGAGCGAGCCAAATTACCAGCTACCTTGCATAAATATGAGGCATTTCTGCGCTGAATACGCATCAAACATAACAAAGGGTGTATATTACACAAATAAGGTTCCAGTGATTATAGCCAAATATTACGAGGGAGCCTACATAAATGGTACCGTCACGTTTATGGGTAATCCTTTAGATGCGACAGTAGTTGTTCAAAAGGATTTAGATCATTACAATACCACTATTCCAATTGATCATGATTCAACTTCCACTGTTGATGGTAAATTTAGTTTGATAGCCCCTGCTGGTGCTAAACTTCAGGTTCGCAGATACGCATCATTCAGAGACGATGTTATACTTAAAAATATTTCTTTCAATAGCACTTCAGACCCAATGTTATTCCCTATATCTGATGATGATGCTATGAGAAGATCCACTAACTACAACCGTCTTCTAAATATATCTATTGACCCAGCAAATGTGGAAGGTTATGTTTATCTAAACAAGGATAACAATACAGCATATAATTCATCTGTTTATGAACCTCTACCGAGTATAAAGGTAACTTTACATGAGCTTCAGGACAACGGTCAGACTACGATTGAAAGAGCTAGCCTAACAACTGACGAAAACGGTTATTTCAATAAATCAGGTTTAACACCCGGCTTGTACATTGTTAGGGCAGAAACCAAAGAAGGTTTTATAATCCATGATGGCCTAGCAAAACTTCTCCCAGGTGGCACCTACTACAATATTTCAAAACCAAAAGATGCTGCTTTAGAAGGAACTGTTTATTATGATAAGAATGGAAACAATGAGTACGACTCAGGGGAAGAAATGTCAGATGTGGCAGTAGATCTTACTTATAATAAAATCGGATTCGATGGAAAAACAATTGCCCATATTTTTGTTGATACAATAAAAACAGATTCAAATGGTCGCTACAAGTTCACTCAACTAGTTTATGGTCAATATATCATTAATGTAACCAAACAGCCTGATTATATCGGAAGCGAAAAGGTTACATTAGAAGAAAATAAGACCACAATGCTCAATATTTCAATTGGTTTAAAACCTGTTAAAGTAAGTGGTCATACTAAATATGGAACAACAAATATAGATGAAGTTTCTATTGATTTCTTGCCAGATGAATCTGTACAAAACAACACAGCTGAAAAGAAATCTGTAAAATCTGATGAAAACGGTTCGTATACTGTTGAACTATCTCCTGGCAGCTATAATGTTTCAGTTAGTAAAAAACAAGGGCAGACACTCTTGTATTCTTTTGCTGGTAATTTAACATTAAGGATTGGAGAGGGCACTAGAAACTTTGATATCTCCCTCAAAAAAGAATCAGTTACTGTAAATGGTGTCACAAAGTGTGATGGTATAAATGTTGCAAACATTAGCATTGATTTCCTAAAAGACATGTCTGTTAAAAACAATACTGCTGTTTATAATTCAGCAAAATCAGATGAGGAAGGACGTTACATCGTTGAACTGGCTCCTGGTACATATAATGTGTCTGTTGAACAAACTGTTTTAGAAGGTGGTAAGAATGTTACATATACTTTCAGTCGCGAACTCGTGATATTGCCTGATGAAACTGTTAAAACATTTGATATCGATCTGGTGAAGGAAATAGAATAAAAATCAAAAAATGATGGTTAGGTAAAAAATCTTAACCAAATTTTATTTAATGACATAGTAAATACTTTTCATTATGTTAAGTCAAGATGATGGTGTAAAAGCTGTTCAATTTGCCAGAAAAACTATAGAGTTGTTTGTTAAAAATCGAGAAACACCAACTTCTGATTTAGGTGAAGTTTTTAATCAGAAACTTGGGGTTTTTGTCACAATCCATACATTCCCTGAGCATGATCTCAGGGGATGCATAGGTGTACCTTTGCCGGTTATGCCATTGAAAGATGCTATAATTGAATCAGCGCAGTCAGCGACACATGATCCTCGTTTCCCTCCTTTAGGTGAAGATGAGCTTGATAGTATAGTTGTTGAGGTTACTATTTTAACAAAACCTGAATTGATTAAAGTAAATAAACCACAGGATTATCTTAAAGAAATTGTTATTGGCAGGGATGGTTTGATTGTCGAGCAGGGTTTTTTTAAAGGTTTGCTTTTGCCTCAGGTTCCGGTTGAGCAGGGTTGGGATAAAGAAGAGTTTTTATCACATACTTGTATGAAGGCTGGTTTGATGCCTGATGCATGGTTTGATAAGAACACAAAAATATCAAGGTTTAGTGGCCAGATATTCACAGAAATAAAACCAAATGGAGAAATAAGGGAGAAGAAATTGGATGGATCAGACCTTTGAGGGCAGAGTCTATATCAATGGAAATTTTGAGCAGTGCTGCATAGGTGTTACTGATGGTAGAATATCTGTTATCAGAAAGATATTGAAAGGGGATGAGCATTATAATTTCAAAGGGAGAATCATACTACCCGCTGGTGTAGATGTTCATGTTCATTTTCGGGATCCTGGTTTGACTCATAAAGAGGATTTTTCTACTGGGACTATGGCTGCGGCATATGGTGGTGTATCATGTGTTTTTGATATGCCGAATACGGTTCCGCAGACGACAACTATACAGACTATAGATGATAAAGTTGTTTCAGCTGGTAAAAAATCTTATGTGGATTTTGGTGTTTATGCTGGTCTCATAGATAGTAACATAGAAGATGTTGAAGAGTTAGCAAAAAAATGTTGTGGTTTCAAAATATACCTTGGTGGTACTACTAACTCTTTGCAGCTAGATTCTAATAATCTAAAAGAGGCATTTGATAGAATTAGATCTACAAATAAACCTGTTTTGATTCATGCGGAGGATGATGATTGTTTGACTAAGCATAATTTTAGGGAAAATAGTCTTTTGGATCATATGAATTCTCGTCCTGCTGTGTGTGAAGAAACAGCTATAATTAACATACTAAGAGCATGTGGGGAGATGAATACGAGGATTCATATTTGTCATCTTTCATCAATTGAGGGATTAAGGTTGTTAAAAAACCGTTCAAAAAACATTAGCTGCGGTGTTACTCCTCATCATCTGTTGTTTACAGTACAAGATGATCTAAAACCCTTTTCTTATTATAAGGTGAATCCTCCTCTTAGAACCAGTTTTGATAGAGAGGCTTTGTTTGATGGCATTAAAGACGGTTTAATCGATACTCTTGAGTCCGATCATGCGCCACACACTATTGAAGAAAAAGAAAAAGAATTTGATGCAGTCCCATCTGGACTACCTGGTGTGGAAACCATGTTTCCAATGTTTTTATATATGGTAAAAAAAGGGTTTTTGTCTTTTCAGAGATTAGTTTCGCTTCTCTGTGAGAAACCAGCTGAATTAATGAACATTCCAAAGGGTAAAATAGAATTTGGTAGAGATGCTGATTTTATTGTGGTTGACTTAAAGAAAGTTTGTAAAATTAAATCTGAGAGTCTTCATTCTAGATGTGGCTGGACACCATTCGAGGGTCGACCTGC contains the following coding sequences:
- a CDS encoding TIGR00296 family protein, which encodes MLSQDDGVKAVQFARKTIELFVKNRETPTSDLGEVFNQKLGVFVTIHTFPEHDLRGCIGVPLPVMPLKDAIIESAQSATHDPRFPPLGEDELDSIVVEVTILTKPELIKVNKPQDYLKEIVIGRDGLIVEQGFFKGLLLPQVPVEQGWDKEEFLSHTCMKAGLMPDAWFDKNTKISRFSGQIFTEIKPNGEIREKKLDGSDL
- the pyrC gene encoding dihydroorotase — protein: MDQTFEGRVYINGNFEQCCIGVTDGRISVIRKILKGDEHYNFKGRIILPAGVDVHVHFRDPGLTHKEDFSTGTMAAAYGGVSCVFDMPNTVPQTTTIQTIDDKVVSAGKKSYVDFGVYAGLIDSNIEDVEELAKKCCGFKIYLGGTTNSLQLDSNNLKEAFDRIRSTNKPVLIHAEDDDCLTKHNFRENSLLDHMNSRPAVCEETAIINILRACGEMNTRIHICHLSSIEGLRLLKNRSKNISCGVTPHHLLFTVQDDLKPFSYYKVNPPLRTSFDREALFDGIKDGLIDTLESDHAPHTIEEKEKEFDAVPSGLPGVETMFPMFLYMVKKGFLSFQRLVSLLCEKPAELMNIPKGKIEFGRDADFIVVDLKKVCKIKSESLHSRCGWTPFEGRPAIFPDYVFVRGEKLIEENEMLGVKGFGKFVGG